One Acidobacteriota bacterium genomic window carries:
- a CDS encoding cysteine desulfurase, with translation MDVAAIRAEFPILKQQVHGRPLVYLDSANTTQKPQSVIDAQSRYYESDNANIHRATHLLSERATKAYEVARSKVQHLVGAADSSEIIFTRGCTEAINLVAQSWGRTNLRPGDEVLITWMEHHSNIVPWQIVCEQTGARLKVAPIDDRGELDVDRFASLLSARTKFVSVIHVSNALGTVNPVERLVALAHERGVPVLVDGAQAVPHLAVDVQRLGCDFLAFSAHKMYGPTGIGALYGKAALLDAMPPYQGGGDMIASVTFEKTTYNTLPYKFEAGTPNIAGVVGFGAAVDFLGRFDMRAVEAHEHDLLDYTTSRLREVPGVRLVGEARHRAGLVSFVLDGVHPHDVGTILDREGVAIRTGQHCAQPVMDRFGIPATARISFGIYNTRDDVDRAVAALRTVRELFG, from the coding sequence ATCGACGTGGCGGCCATCCGGGCCGAGTTCCCGATCCTGAAGCAGCAAGTCCACGGTCGGCCGCTCGTCTACCTCGACAGCGCCAACACCACGCAGAAGCCGCAGTCGGTGATCGACGCGCAGAGCCGCTACTACGAATCGGACAACGCGAACATCCACCGCGCGACACACCTGCTCAGCGAACGGGCCACTAAGGCCTACGAGGTCGCCAGGAGCAAGGTGCAGCACCTCGTCGGCGCGGCCGACTCGAGCGAGATCATCTTCACGCGCGGCTGCACCGAGGCCATCAACCTCGTGGCGCAGAGCTGGGGCCGGACCAACCTGCGGCCCGGCGACGAAGTGCTCATCACCTGGATGGAGCACCACTCGAACATCGTCCCGTGGCAGATCGTCTGCGAGCAGACCGGCGCCCGCCTGAAGGTGGCCCCAATCGACGACCGTGGCGAGCTCGACGTCGACCGGTTCGCCAGCCTGCTGTCGGCGCGCACGAAGTTCGTGTCGGTGATTCACGTGTCGAACGCTCTCGGCACGGTCAATCCCGTCGAGCGCCTGGTGGCGCTCGCGCACGAGCGGGGCGTGCCCGTCCTGGTCGATGGCGCGCAGGCCGTGCCGCACCTGGCCGTCGACGTGCAGCGGCTCGGCTGCGACTTCCTCGCCTTCTCGGCCCACAAGATGTACGGCCCGACCGGTATCGGGGCGCTGTACGGCAAGGCGGCCCTGCTCGACGCCATGCCGCCCTACCAGGGCGGCGGAGACATGATCGCGTCGGTCACCTTCGAGAAGACCACGTACAACACGCTGCCGTACAAGTTCGAGGCCGGCACGCCGAACATCGCCGGGGTGGTTGGCTTCGGCGCGGCGGTGGATTTCCTGGGCCGGTTCGATATGCGGGCCGTCGAGGCGCACGAGCACGACCTGCTGGACTACACGACCTCGCGGCTGCGCGAGGTGCCCGGCGTGCGGCTCGTGGGCGAGGCGCGTCACCGCGCGGGGCTCGTGTCGTTCGTGCTCGACGGCGTGCATCCGCACGACGTCGGCACGATCCTCGATCGCGAGGGCGTGGCCATCCGCACCGGGCAGCACTGCGCGCAGCCGGTCATGGATCGGTTCGGCATTCCGGCCACGGCACGGATCTCGTTCGGGATCTACAACACGCGAGACGACGTCGACCGGGCGGTAGCGGCGCTGCGCACGGTACGCGAGCTCTTCGGATAG
- a CDS encoding SUF system NifU family Fe-S cluster assembly protein produces MSDLRDLYQEVILDHNKRPRNFGTLDPADRRADGHNPLCGDRLTLYLRLEGERIADIRFDGSGCAISKASASMMTASVKGRTLAEADDLFEAFHRMVTSPPGTPPDEGLGKLMVFAGVAEFPARVKCASLAWHTLHTALHRPGAVASTEHEGL; encoded by the coding sequence ATGTCGGACCTGCGCGATCTCTACCAGGAAGTGATCCTCGACCACAACAAGCGGCCGAGGAACTTCGGCACGCTCGACCCGGCCGACCGACGCGCCGACGGCCACAACCCGCTCTGCGGCGATCGCCTGACGCTGTACCTGCGCCTCGAGGGCGAGCGCATCGCCGACATCCGTTTCGACGGCTCGGGCTGCGCGATTTCGAAGGCGTCGGCGTCGATGATGACCGCCAGCGTGAAGGGCCGCACGCTGGCCGAAGCCGACGACCTGTTCGAGGCGTTCCACCGGATGGTGACCTCGCCCCCGGGGACGCCGCCCGACGAGGGGCTGGGCAAGCTGATGGTGTTCGCCGGCGTCGCGGAGTTCCCGGCGCGCGTCAAGTGCGCGAGCCTGGCCTGGCACACGCTGCACACGGCCCTGCATCGGCCAGGAGCCGTGGCGTCGACCGAGCACGAGGGACTCTAG
- the sufC gene encoding Fe-S cluster assembly ATPase SufC: MLEIRNLQARVEDKDILRGIDLTVNKGEVHAIMGPNGSGKSTLAGVLAGRGEYEVTGGEVRYNGHDLVEMDPEERAREGLFLAFQYPVEIPGVNNAYFLKAALNAIRKHRGEEELDAMEFMTLVRSKIKLLDMDASFLNRAVNEGFSGGEKKRNEIFQMAVLEPTLAILDETDSGLDIDALKVVAGGVNALRGPERAIVVVTHYQRLLNYIVPDFVHVLSEGRIVKSGGKELALELEEKGYGWIEAEGASVRA; this comes from the coding sequence ATGCTCGAGATCAGGAACCTCCAGGCGCGCGTGGAGGACAAGGACATCCTGCGCGGAATCGACCTCACCGTGAACAAGGGCGAGGTGCATGCCATCATGGGCCCGAACGGGTCGGGGAAGAGCACGCTGGCCGGCGTGCTCGCCGGACGCGGCGAGTACGAGGTCACCGGGGGCGAGGTCCGCTACAACGGCCACGATCTCGTCGAGATGGATCCCGAGGAGCGGGCCCGCGAGGGTCTGTTCCTGGCCTTCCAGTACCCGGTGGAGATTCCGGGCGTCAACAACGCCTACTTCCTGAAGGCGGCCCTCAACGCCATCCGCAAGCATCGCGGCGAGGAGGAGCTCGACGCGATGGAGTTCATGACGCTCGTCCGCTCGAAGATCAAGCTGCTCGACATGGACGCGTCGTTCCTGAACCGTGCGGTGAACGAGGGCTTCTCCGGAGGGGAGAAGAAGCGCAACGAGATCTTCCAGATGGCCGTGCTCGAGCCGACGCTGGCGATTCTCGACGAGACCGACTCCGGCCTCGACATCGACGCCCTCAAGGTGGTCGCCGGCGGGGTCAACGCGCTCCGCGGCCCCGAACGGGCCATCGTGGTCGTCACCCACTACCAGCGGCTGCTGAACTACATCGTTCCCGACTTCGTGCACGTGCTCTCGGAGGGGCGCATCGTCAAGTCGGGCGGCAAGGAGCTGGCCCTGGAGCTCGAAGAGAAGGGCTACGGCTGGATCGAGGCCGAGGGCGCCTCGGTCCGCGCGTAG
- a CDS encoding serine/threonine-protein kinase — MTAESRFERVKSLVLEARARQGQARRAFLDEACGGDAELRDEVESLLAFEDEAPSLLESGEVLRRLDPLATERTGGPSDAAAALGESIGPYTLVGVVGEGGMGVVYRARQERPIRREVALKLVRRGLDTERVVARFASERQALARMDHPGIARVYDAGASADGRPFFVMELVDGQPITEYCDDRCLDVRQRVALAIRVAHAVQHAHQKGIVHRDLKPSNVLVGTHDGEPAPKVIDFGIAKALHEPLAGEVELTREGQVIGTPDYMSPEQAGVVAADVDTRTDVYALGVMLYELLAGRRPRRFTRGTQEEIARAFRDQEPTRPSTAVTDRRGRLRAATGTDGPAIDDIARTRRTTADRLRRHIAGDLDNIVLKAIEKDPDRRYASVEHFADDLRRFLRGEPVLARGQSWSYRTGKFVARHALGVGLSAAALLVLVAFTGTTLVQSARVARERDRARQEAETARRVSEFLTSIFAVADPTEARGETVTARELLDRGAATIATDLAGEPEVQARLLHTMGIAYKQLGLYDQALALQQRARQATESLAADPARLADVLDEIGDVARYKGDLERAGAAHAAALEWRRAGGEEGLRLASTLNHLALVAQELGEFEEAERLQLEALALRRRHATGEQQRLVGNSLMNLGIVLRQRGRLDEAELAAREAVDIFRAQTAGDDRPPHPSLASALTQLGALLLRKGALAEAEPVIREALDLRTRMLGPTHPRTIDSLNELANLVHDQGRFGEAEPLYRTVLESESRQLPDSLDEAVARNNLASLLEDMGRFDEAEPLFRRSLEIRQKVRGPRHVSVATALNNLGRLELGRGRLGAAETLLREALSIRREQLGEDHAQTAVTRYQLGRLLHARGQLHDARREHEAALDTMRRTLPEHHANVVSVKVARGRVLTDLGRAEEVIASLREAVAARAAALPEGDWRIAEAHLVLGRALLAAGSADEGVALVRRYAPVVAAATAAPVELRADATRGLALARQRLAPQPPYRRP; from the coding sequence ATGACCGCAGAAAGCCGCTTCGAGCGCGTGAAGTCGCTGGTTCTCGAGGCCCGTGCACGCCAGGGCCAGGCACGGCGCGCCTTCCTCGACGAGGCCTGCGGCGGCGATGCCGAGTTGCGCGACGAGGTCGAGTCGCTGCTCGCCTTCGAAGACGAGGCGCCGTCGCTGCTCGAGAGCGGCGAGGTGCTCCGCCGGCTCGATCCGCTCGCCACGGAGCGCACCGGGGGGCCGTCGGACGCCGCCGCCGCCCTCGGCGAGTCCATTGGCCCGTATACCCTGGTGGGTGTCGTCGGCGAAGGCGGCATGGGCGTGGTGTACCGCGCCCGGCAGGAGCGGCCGATCCGCCGCGAGGTAGCCCTGAAGCTCGTCCGCCGGGGGCTCGACACCGAGCGCGTCGTTGCGCGGTTCGCCTCCGAGCGCCAGGCCCTCGCGCGGATGGACCATCCAGGGATCGCTCGCGTCTACGACGCCGGGGCCTCCGCCGACGGCCGGCCGTTCTTCGTGATGGAACTGGTCGACGGGCAGCCAATCACCGAGTACTGCGACGATCGTTGCCTCGACGTCCGCCAGCGGGTCGCCCTCGCCATCCGCGTCGCGCACGCCGTCCAGCACGCCCACCAGAAGGGCATCGTCCACCGCGACCTGAAGCCCTCGAACGTGCTCGTCGGCACGCACGACGGCGAGCCCGCGCCGAAAGTGATCGACTTCGGCATCGCGAAGGCCCTGCACGAACCGCTCGCCGGAGAGGTCGAGCTGACGCGCGAGGGACAGGTCATCGGGACGCCCGACTACATGAGTCCCGAGCAGGCCGGGGTGGTTGCCGCGGACGTCGACACGCGGACCGACGTCTACGCACTGGGCGTGATGCTGTACGAGCTGCTCGCCGGCCGGCGGCCGCGGCGATTCACCCGCGGCACGCAGGAGGAGATCGCCCGGGCTTTTCGCGATCAGGAGCCGACGCGTCCGAGTACGGCCGTCACGGACCGACGGGGGCGGCTGCGCGCTGCGACCGGGACTGACGGGCCGGCGATCGACGACATCGCGCGCACGAGACGGACGACGGCCGACCGGCTCCGACGACACATCGCCGGCGACCTCGACAACATCGTCCTCAAGGCCATCGAGAAAGACCCCGACCGGCGCTACGCGTCGGTCGAGCACTTCGCCGACGACCTACGACGGTTCCTGCGGGGCGAGCCCGTGCTCGCGCGCGGCCAGTCGTGGTCGTACCGCACCGGCAAGTTCGTCGCGAGGCACGCGCTCGGGGTCGGGCTGTCGGCGGCGGCCCTTCTCGTGCTGGTGGCCTTCACCGGCACGACCCTCGTCCAGTCGGCACGAGTCGCGCGCGAGCGCGACCGGGCACGGCAGGAGGCGGAAACGGCCAGGCGCGTCAGCGAGTTCCTCACCAGCATCTTCGCCGTCGCCGATCCGACCGAGGCCCGCGGCGAAACGGTGACGGCCCGCGAGCTGCTCGACCGGGGCGCGGCGACCATCGCGACCGACCTCGCGGGCGAGCCCGAGGTGCAGGCGCGGCTGCTCCACACGATGGGGATCGCCTACAAGCAGCTGGGACTCTACGACCAGGCCCTCGCGCTGCAGCAACGCGCGCGGCAGGCCACCGAGTCGCTGGCAGCCGACCCGGCGCGTCTGGCCGACGTGCTCGACGAGATCGGCGACGTCGCCCGCTACAAGGGCGACCTCGAGCGGGCAGGCGCCGCGCACGCGGCCGCGCTCGAGTGGCGAAGGGCCGGCGGCGAAGAGGGATTGCGCCTCGCGTCGACGCTGAACCACCTGGCGCTCGTCGCCCAGGAGCTCGGCGAGTTCGAAGAGGCCGAGCGCCTCCAGCTCGAGGCGCTGGCCCTTCGCCGTCGGCACGCGACGGGCGAGCAGCAGAGGCTCGTCGGCAACAGCCTCATGAACCTCGGCATCGTCTTGCGTCAGCGCGGTCGTCTCGACGAAGCGGAGCTCGCGGCCAGAGAGGCGGTCGACATCTTCCGGGCGCAAACGGCCGGCGACGACCGCCCCCCGCACCCGTCGCTCGCTTCGGCGCTCACCCAGCTCGGGGCGCTGCTGCTCCGCAAGGGGGCCCTCGCCGAGGCCGAGCCCGTGATCCGCGAAGCGCTCGACCTCCGGACCCGAATGCTCGGACCCACCCACCCGCGCACGATCGACAGCCTCAACGAACTCGCCAACCTCGTACACGACCAGGGCCGGTTCGGGGAAGCCGAACCGCTCTATCGCACGGTGCTCGAGTCGGAGAGCCGGCAGTTGCCCGACTCGTTGGACGAGGCGGTCGCCCGCAACAACCTGGCATCGCTGCTCGAGGACATGGGCCGCTTCGACGAGGCCGAGCCGCTCTTTCGGCGTTCGCTCGAGATCCGGCAGAAGGTGAGAGGCCCGCGCCACGTCAGCGTCGCGACGGCCCTCAACAACCTCGGCCGCCTCGAGCTCGGCCGCGGGCGGCTCGGCGCTGCCGAGACGCTGCTGCGCGAGGCCCTGTCAATTCGGCGCGAGCAGCTCGGCGAGGACCACGCCCAGACGGCCGTCACCCGGTACCAGCTTGGACGACTGCTCCACGCGCGAGGCCAACTCCACGACGCTCGACGCGAGCACGAGGCCGCCCTCGACACGATGCGCCGAACCCTCCCGGAGCACCATGCCAACGTCGTCAGTGTCAAGGTGGCCCGCGGGCGCGTGCTGACCGATCTGGGCCGTGCGGAGGAGGTCATCGCCTCGTTGCGTGAGGCCGTCGCCGCGCGGGCGGCCGCTCTGCCTGAAGGAGATTGGCGCATCGCCGAGGCGCACCTCGTTCTGGGGCGGGCGCTGCTCGCCGCCGGGTCGGCCGACGAAGGGGTGGCCCTCGTGCGTCGTTACGCGCCAGTCGTCGCCGCGGCCACCGCCGCGCCGGTCGAGCTCAGGGCCGACGCGACCCGGGGGCTCGCCCTGGCTCGGCAGCGGCTGGCACCGCAGCCCCCCTATCGCCGGCCTTGA
- the sufD gene encoding Fe-S cluster assembly protein SufD: protein MTVAEAQDLYVARFEELGRRRASAEPAWLQTIRKAAIQRFGELGFPTTRDEDWRFTSVAPIANTPFRAAGDVPVEVSKAMVAPFAVRRLSCTLLTFVNGRFSRELSSFRALPAGAQVGSLADFLELDPGIVDPYLTRCTRDGSHAFCALNTALVEDGAVIYLPANAVVSEPIHVLYVTSAPEPLVTHPRTLVVAGDNSQATVIESYGGGAGEIYFTNAVTEFVVGEHARVEHYRVQRESLEAYHVSNTGIYLERDAVFAQQNIVFGGRLVRNDVGAVLDASGIECTLNGLYLGSGDRLIANHTAIDHAKPHCESHEIYKGMLDGSSRGVFNGKIFVRQDAQKTDAKQTNQVLLLSDDATINTKPQLEIFADDVKCTHGATVGQLDDEALFYLRARGIGRDEARAILVHAFASDIIDRVKVEPLRAALEDTLLGQLPGEAVV from the coding sequence ATGACGGTAGCGGAAGCGCAGGACCTGTACGTGGCACGGTTCGAGGAACTCGGCCGGCGCCGCGCGTCGGCCGAGCCGGCCTGGCTCCAGACGATCAGGAAGGCCGCCATTCAGCGGTTCGGTGAGCTGGGGTTCCCAACCACCCGCGACGAGGACTGGCGGTTCACGAGCGTCGCGCCGATTGCCAACACGCCGTTTCGCGCGGCCGGCGACGTCCCCGTCGAAGTCTCGAAGGCGATGGTCGCGCCATTTGCGGTGCGACGGCTGTCGTGCACGCTGCTCACGTTCGTGAACGGCCGGTTCTCGCGCGAGCTCTCCAGCTTCCGCGCGCTGCCCGCCGGCGCGCAGGTGGGCAGCCTCGCCGACTTCCTGGAGCTCGACCCGGGCATCGTCGACCCGTATCTGACGCGGTGCACGAGGGACGGAAGTCACGCGTTCTGCGCGCTCAACACCGCGCTCGTGGAGGACGGCGCGGTGATCTACCTCCCCGCGAACGCCGTCGTCTCCGAGCCGATCCACGTGCTGTACGTCACGTCGGCGCCCGAGCCGCTCGTGACGCACCCGCGCACCCTGGTGGTCGCGGGCGACAACAGCCAGGCGACCGTGATCGAGAGTTATGGCGGTGGCGCCGGCGAGATCTACTTCACCAATGCCGTCACCGAGTTCGTCGTCGGCGAGCACGCCCGGGTCGAGCACTACCGCGTGCAGCGCGAGAGCCTCGAGGCGTATCACGTCTCGAACACGGGCATCTACCTCGAGCGCGATGCGGTGTTCGCCCAGCAGAACATCGTCTTCGGCGGCCGGCTGGTGCGCAACGACGTGGGGGCCGTGCTCGATGCGTCCGGCATCGAGTGCACGCTCAACGGCCTCTATCTCGGCAGCGGCGACCGGCTCATCGCCAACCACACGGCGATCGACCACGCCAAGCCGCACTGCGAGAGCCACGAGATCTACAAGGGCATGCTCGACGGGTCGTCCCGCGGCGTGTTCAACGGCAAGATCTTCGTGCGACAGGACGCGCAGAAGACCGACGCGAAGCAGACGAACCAGGTGCTGCTGCTGTCGGACGATGCGACGATCAACACGAAGCCCCAGCTCGAGATCTTCGCCGACGACGTCAAGTGCACGCACGGCGCGACGGTCGGCCAGCTCGACGACGAGGCCCTGTTCTACCTGCGGGCGCGCGGCATCGGCCGCGACGAGGCCCGCGCCATCCTCGTCCACGCCTTCGCGAGCGACATCATCGACCGGGTGAAGGTCGAGCCGCTGCGGGCCGCGCTCGAGGACACGCTGCTCGGGCAGCTGCCGGGAGAGGCGGTCGTCTGA
- the sufB gene encoding Fe-S cluster assembly protein SufB: MSTSTQTIEELATKEYKYGFVTDIEMETVPRGLNEDIVRLISSKKREPEWLLEWRLKAFRAWQGMTEPTWHNVHYPPVEFQNIFYYAAPKPKTQLSSLDEVDPDIRATFEKLGIPLEEQKLLAGVAVDAVFDSVSVATTFKDKLRELGIIFCSFSEAVQEHPDLVRKYLGSVVPHTDNFYAALNSAVFSDGSFCYVPKGVRCPMELSTYFRINAKETGQFERTLLVADEGAIVSYLEGCTAPIRDENQLHAAVVELVALDGATIKYSTVQNWYPGNKDGVGGIYNFVTKRGRAMANAKITWTQVETGSAITWKYPSCILQGDNAVGEFYSVAVTNNKQQADTGTKMIHLGKNTRSTIVSKGISAGNGQNTYRGLVKISKGAAGSRNYSQCDSLLIGDRCGAHTFPYIEVKNTSSTVEHEASTSKIGEDQIFYCRQRGLSTEDAVNMIVNGFCKEVFRELPMEFAVEAQKLLGVSLEGSVG, encoded by the coding sequence ATGAGCACCTCCACGCAGACCATCGAAGAACTGGCCACCAAGGAGTACAAGTACGGCTTCGTCACCGACATCGAGATGGAAACGGTGCCCCGTGGCCTGAACGAGGACATCGTCCGGCTGATCTCGTCGAAGAAGCGCGAGCCCGAGTGGCTGCTCGAGTGGCGGCTGAAGGCCTTTCGCGCCTGGCAGGGGATGACCGAGCCGACGTGGCACAACGTGCACTATCCCCCGGTCGAGTTCCAGAACATCTTCTATTACGCGGCGCCGAAGCCGAAGACGCAGCTCTCGAGCCTCGACGAGGTCGACCCCGACATCCGCGCGACGTTCGAGAAGCTCGGTATCCCGCTCGAGGAGCAGAAGCTGCTCGCGGGCGTGGCGGTCGACGCGGTGTTCGACTCGGTCTCGGTGGCGACGACCTTCAAGGACAAGCTGCGCGAGCTCGGCATCATCTTCTGCTCCTTCAGCGAGGCGGTGCAGGAGCATCCGGATCTCGTGCGCAAGTACCTCGGTTCGGTGGTGCCGCACACCGACAACTTCTACGCAGCGCTCAACTCGGCGGTGTTCAGCGACGGGTCGTTCTGCTACGTGCCGAAGGGCGTGCGCTGCCCGATGGAGCTGTCGACCTACTTCCGCATCAACGCGAAGGAGACCGGCCAGTTCGAGCGCACGCTGCTCGTCGCCGACGAGGGGGCCATCGTCAGCTACCTCGAGGGCTGCACGGCGCCCATCCGCGACGAGAACCAGCTGCACGCGGCGGTCGTCGAGCTCGTCGCCCTCGACGGCGCGACGATCAAGTACTCGACGGTGCAGAACTGGTATCCGGGGAACAAGGACGGCGTCGGCGGGATCTACAACTTCGTCACGAAACGCGGCAGGGCGATGGCGAACGCGAAGATCACGTGGACGCAGGTCGAGACGGGCTCGGCCATCACCTGGAAGTACCCGAGCTGCATCCTGCAGGGCGACAACGCCGTGGGCGAGTTCTACTCGGTGGCCGTGACCAACAACAAGCAGCAGGCCGACACCGGGACGAAGATGATCCACCTCGGGAAGAACACCCGGAGCACGATCGTCAGCAAGGGCATCTCGGCGGGCAACGGCCAGAACACCTATCGCGGGCTCGTGAAGATCTCGAAGGGCGCGGCGGGCTCGCGCAACTACTCGCAGTGCGACTCGCTGCTCATCGGCGACCGCTGCGGCGCGCACACGTTCCCGTACATCGAGGTGAAGAACACCTCGTCCACGGTCGAGCACGAGGCGTCGACGTCGAAGATCGGCGAGGACCAGATCTTCTACTGCCGCCAGCGCGGGCTCTCGACCGAGGATGCGGTGAACATGATCGTGAACGGCTTCTGCAAGGAAGTCTTCAGGGAGCTGCCGATGGAGTTCGCGGTCGAGGCGCAGAAGCTGCTCGGCGTGAGTCTCGAGGGCAGCGTCGGCTAG